A single window of Macrobrachium nipponense isolate FS-2020 chromosome 31, ASM1510439v2, whole genome shotgun sequence DNA harbors:
- the LOC135206657 gene encoding zinc finger protein 429-like produces MNVNLFWDTNIKCEFCEATFNSQDSLKQHLRLHSRRKPYKCEECDARFSYNSTLEWHKKSHTGEMPFKCDECNAQFTQNSMLIWHKRKHRLIETSQNPGVVVNMANLYHQQNLQNFSNVFSVSSVVTASATPVSNTLTLPVCMNEPVTDVAQLDVQMNLGTSEPLHSDLATSSSTSGILVDVLEKHKVSKEEGVFRCDICCTTFVYSADLKGHMETKHNMGENNPYHILARQQQANGFISNKRKIIQEKPFKCDLCYAGFNTEGHLKSHRQKHVVGRPYKCSKCGLTFSDKSILESHERRHQAERPFKCDRCGAAFFRQSHLQKHIKRHTGELV; encoded by the coding sequence ATGAATGTGAACTTATTTTGGGACACAAACATTAAGTGCGAGTTTTGTGAAGCCACTTTCAACAGCCAAGATTCCCTCAAACAGCACCTGAGACTTCATTCTAGAAGAAAGCCTTACAAATGTGAAGAGTGTGATGCCAGATTTTCATATAATAGCACATTAGAATGGCATAAGAAGAGCCATACTGGAGAGATGCCATTCAAATGTGATGAGTGCAATGCCCAGTTCACTCAAAACAGTATGCTTATTTGGCATAAGAGAAAACACAGATTAATTGAAACGTCTCAGAATCCAGGAGTAGTTGTGAATATGGCAAATCTGTACCATCAGCAAAACTTACAAAACTTTTCTAATGTTTTCAGTGTCTCTAGTGTGGTGACTGCTTCAGCAACACCAGTTTCTAATACTTTAACATTaccagtgtgtatgaatgaaccAGTTACTGATGTTGCACAACTAGATGTTCAGATGAACTTAGGTACTTCAGAGCCTCTGCATTCAGATTTGGCCACATCGTCCTCAACATCAGGAATTTTAGTTGATGTCCTCGAGAAGCATAAGGTTAGCAAGGAAGAAGGTGTATTCCGTTGTGATATTTGCTGTACGACATTCGTGTATAGCGCAGACCTCAAAGGACATATGGAAACTAAACATAATATGGGAGAAAATAATCCGTATCATATCCTTGCTAGGCAACAGCAAGCTAATGGttttatatcaaataaaaggAAGATCATCCAAGAAAAGCCCTTCAAGTGCGACCTTTGTTATGCTGGCTTTAACACAGAAGGTCACTTGAAGAGCCACAGGCAAAAACATGTAGTGGGAAGACCATATAAATGTTCAAAATGTGGATTAACTTTCTCAGATAAATCTATTTTAGAGTCTCACGAGAGGCGTCACCAAGCTGAACGACCTTTCAAATGTGATAGGTGTGGTGCTGCATTTTTCCGACAGAGCCACTTGCAAAAACACATCAAAAGACACACAGGTGAACTGGTGTAA